In the Malaclemys terrapin pileata isolate rMalTer1 chromosome 12, rMalTer1.hap1, whole genome shotgun sequence genome, one interval contains:
- the LOC128846659 gene encoding olfactory receptor 11A1-like, whose protein sequence is MKTTANKQQGNGTLITEFILLGFGTLTQLQILLFLLFLAIYIVTMVGNILIIALVVAEQNLHTPMYFFLGNLACLETCYTSTILPRMLASLLTGDRTVSVRGCITQFYFFGSLATTECSLLSMMSYDRYLAICKPLHYAALMNSKFCIKLVVGSWTGGFISIAILIFMMSQLTFCGPNEVDHFFCDLTPIINLSCSNTHTLEVTAFIHSSIFTLPPFLLTLASYVCIISAILRIPSTTGRQKAFSTCSSHLIVVTIFYGTLVIVYLLSGSDALKDLNKVFSVFYGVLTPLVNPLIYSLRNKEVKDALRKAVLRFFVFDKNTDISR, encoded by the coding sequence ATGAAAACTACTGCAAACAAACAACAGGGAAATGGAACGCtcatcacagaattcatcctcctaGGATTCGGGACACTCACTCAGCTACAGatccttctcttcctgctgtttctagCGATCTACATTGTGACCATGGTTGGGAACATCCTCATCATTGCGCTAGTTGTGGCTGAACAgaaccttcacacccccatgtactttttcCTGGGGAACTTggcctgcttggagacctgctacacctccaccatccttCCCAGGATGCTGGCgagtctcctgactggggacagaaccGTCTCTGTTAGAGGCTGCATCACACAATTTTACTTCTTTGGTTCTCTGGCAACCACTGAATGTTCTCTCTTATCTATGATGTCTTATGATCGATATTTAGCGATATGCAAACCCCTGCATTATGCAGCCCTTATGAACAGCAAGTTCTGCATCAAGCTAGTGGTTGGGTCTTGGACAGGAGGATTTATATCTATTGCCATCTTAATATTTATGATGTCCCAATTAACATTCTGTGGCCCCAATGAAgttgaccatttcttttgtgatttaaCCCCAATAATAAACCTGTCATGCAGCAATACCCACACATTGGAAGTTACTGCTTTCATACATTCCTCCATATTCACATTGCCTCCATTTCTATTAACGCTGGCATCCTATGTTTGTATCATCTCCgccatcctgagaatcccttccaccaccGGGAGGCAAAAAGCCTTTTCCActtgctcctcccacctcattgtggtgacaattttctatgggACTCTAGTCATTGTGTATTTGCTATCAGGCTCTGATGCACTAAAGGACCTAaacaaagtgttctctgtctTCTATGGTGTCCTGACCCCACTGGTCAACCCCCTCATATACAGTCTGAGAAACAAGGAGGTAAAGGATGCCTTGAGGAAAGCTGTCCTTAGATTTTTTGTCTTTGACAAGAATACAGATATTTCAAGATAA